A genomic region of Pseudopipra pipra isolate bDixPip1 chromosome W, bDixPip1.hap1, whole genome shotgun sequence contains the following coding sequences:
- the LOC135404587 gene encoding olfactory receptor 14A16-like has protein sequence MPNSSSLTQFLLLAFADRRELQLLHFWLFLAISLAALLANGLILSAVACDHHLHTPMGFFLLNLSLTDLGCICTTVPKAMHNSLWNTRTISYMGCAAQVFLLIFFLGAEFSLLTIMCYDRYVAICKPLHYGTLLGSRACAHMATAAWATGFLNALLHTANTFSLPLCQGNALGQFFCEIPAILKLSCSHSNIREIWLIVVSCSLVFGCFIFIVFSYVQIFRVVLRIPSQQGQHKAFSRCLPHLAVVCLFISTGLFTYLKPPSTSFPSLDLALSVLYLVVPPTLNPFIYSLRNQEVKDALRKIITGCFSEAINSPSSACYGHH, from the coding sequence atgcccaacagcagctccctcacccagttcctcctcctggcatttgcagacaggcgggagctgcagctcctgcacttctggctcttcctggccatctccctggctgccctcctggccaacggcctcatcctcagcgctgtagcctgtgaccaccacctgcacacccccatgggcttcttcctgctcaacctctccctcacagacctgggctgcatctgcaccactgtccccaaagccatgcacaattccctctggaacaccagaaccatctcctacatgggatgtgctgcacaggtttttctcctcatattctttcttggagcagagttttccctcctcaccatcatgtgctacgaccgctacgttgccatctgcaaacccctgcactacgggaccctcctgggcagcagagcttgtgcccacatggcaacagctgcctgggccactgggtttctcaatgctctgctgcacacagccaatacattttccctgcccctgtgccagggcaatgccctgggccagttcttctgtgaaatccctgccatcctcaagctctcctgctcacactccaaCATCAGGGAAATTTGGCTTATTGTGGTTAGTTGCTCTTTAGtatttggttgtttcattttcattgttttctcctatgtgcagatttTTAGGGTTGTGTTGAgaatcccctctcagcagggacagcacaaagccttttccaggtgcctccctcacctggccgtggtctgTCTGTTTATCAGCACTGGCTTGTTTACttacctgaagcccccctccacctccttcccatccctggatctggccctgtcagttctgtattTGGTGGTTCCTCCaacactgaaccccttcatctacagcctgaggaaccaggaggtcaaggatgccctgaggaaaatcataactgggtgtttttcagaagcaataaactctccttcttctgcatgttatggacatcattaa